Below is a window of Streptomyces genisteinicus DNA.
CGACCGGTATCTGCTCGGCGCGTTCCTGCTGATCGTGGCCAACGCCTCGCTCGCGGTGTCGATGGCCCTCTACAACGCCTACCTGCCGCAGATCGCCGGGCCCGACGAGCGGGACTCCGTCTCCTCACGGGGCTGGGCCTTCGGCTACACCTCCGGCGCCCTGGTCCTGGTGCTGAACCTGATCGTGTACTCGGGTCACGACTCCTTCGGCCTGTCCGAAGGGGACGCCGTCCGGATCTGCCTGGCGTCGGCCGGACTGTGGTGGGGCGCCTGGAGCATCGTGCCGCTGCGCCGTCTGCGGGACCGGCGGGTGGCGCCCTCGGGCGAGGGAGCGGTCGGGTCGGGCTGGCGCCAGCTGATCGCGACGCTCAAGGACATGCGCCGGCATCCGCTGACGCTGTCGTTCCTGCTCGCCTACCTCGTCTACAACGACGGCATCCAGACCGTCATCTCCCAGGCGTCGGTCTACGGCTCGGAGGAGCTCGGCCTCGACCAGACGACCCTGATCGTCGCCGTGCTGCTGGTGCAGGTGCTCGCCGTGGCCGGTGCGCTGGGCATGGGGCGGCTGGCCAGGACGTACGGCGCCAAGCGCACGATCCTCGGCTCGCTGGGCGTGTGGACGGCGATCCTGGTCGCCGGGTACTTCCTGCCCGCCGGTGCGCCGGTCTGGTTCTTCTGCCTCGCCGCGGGGATCGGGCTGGTGCTGGGCGGCAGCCAGGCGCTGTCCCGTTCGCTCTTCTCCCACCTGGTGCCGCCGGGCAAGGAGGCGGAGTACTTCTCCGCGTACGAGATGAGCGACCGGGGGCTGAGCTGGCTGGGGCCACTGGTGTTCGGTCTCGCGTATCAGGTGACCGGGAGCTACCGGGATGCCATCATCTCTCTGGTGATCTTCTTCGTGCTGGGATTCGCGCTGCTGGCGAGGGTCCCGGTGCGGCGGGCGGTGGTCGCCGCGGGGAACCCGCTGCCGGAGCGCATTTAGACAGCGGATGCGCAAGGCCGGTAGTGTACGCCTTTGGCCTGCCAGGCGGACCGTTACTGCGTGCTCAATGGCGAAAGACGCTGGGTGACATCTGCGTTCAGATGTGACAAACCGGGCACTGGTGGGTAGAACAAGGGGCGGCACGACGGGCGACGCATGACCCGCAACGGGAATCTTTACCGCCGACCGGACGTTGACCGGATGACGACGACAGCGACACCTGTCCTGTGGGCGACAAGCCCGGGAGGCACGATTCATGAGTGAGCGAGCTCTTCGCGGCACGCGCCTCGTGGTGACCAGCTACGAGACCGACCGCGGCATCGATCTGGCCCCGCGCCAGGCGGTGGAGTACGCATGCGAGAAGGGGCATCGTTTCGAGATGCCGTTCTCGGTCGAGGCGGAGATTCCGCCGGAGTGGGAGTGCAAGGTCTGCGGAAGCCAGGCACTCCTCGTTGACGGGGACGGCCCCGAGGAGAAGAAGGGCAAGCCTGCGCGTACGCACTGGGACATGCTCATGGAGCGGCGTACGCGCGAGGAGCTGGAGGAGGTGCTGGCCGAGAGGCTGGCGGTCCTCAGGTCCGGCGCCATGAACATCGCGGTGCATCCGCGCGACAGCCGCAAGTCCGCCTGACCGGACTCGCGCGGCCGGCACGTACGAAGGAGCCGCGGGACCGGCGACACCGAGAGGTGCCGCCGGCCCGCGGCTCCTTCGCGTGCTCTTTCCCGCGGCTCCGGCGTGCGGGCTCTCCCCCGGGGCTCCTTCGTACGGGCTTTCCTGCGGCTTCTTCGTGCGGGGTTCCGTGCGGCTCCTTCGTCCATGCCCTTCGCCGTGCGCTCCCCTCAGGCCGGAGGCGCAGGGCTTCGCGTGCCGTACGGGTGCGGCTGTGCGCCCGCACGGGGAGCGGAAGACGGGGACCACCGGGCGCGGGCAGAATGCGGCGGCGCGGCGTGTGCCCGCCCGGCGCCGCCGTTCCCAGAGGGGCGCCGGCGGGGGGCCCGGGGCGGGAACTCCCGTCCCGGGCGCGCCCCGGGCTCAGGGAGTGAGCGGCGGCCTGGGGGTCTCGTCCGCGGGCGGCTCGTCGCGCACGATGACCTCGCCCTGGACGACCTTGCCGTCCGGGCGGCGCATCCGGGCCTGCTGGAAGGCCCCGCCCAGGGTCTCCGCCGAGACCGCGTTCATCCGGCGCTCCAGGGAGCGTTCGGCGGAGCGGGCGAGACGGGTGCGCACCGGTGGCAGCAGCAGAAGCAGGCCGAAGAGGTCGGAGACGAGGCCGGGCAGCATGAGCAGCAGCCCGCCCAGCATCAGCAGGCCGTTCCCCTCCCCGCGCGACGACGGGGCCGCGGAGGCGCCGGCGGGGCCGGTGCCGAAGGGGTCCGCGCCCGGCGTGCGGTCCGGCGCCTGGCGCTGGAGCGTCTCGGTGAGGTTGGCGAACGCCCGGCGCCCCGCCCGCTTGATCACCACCGCGCCCAGCACGATCCCCGCCACCAGCAGGGCGAAGACCGTGAAGCCGCCGGCCGCGCCCGCCACGAGCGTCAGCAGCCAGATCTCCAGGACCAGCCAGGCGGCGATGGAGAGGGGGATGAGGGTGCGGGCGCGTGAGCGCCCGCGGGCGGTCGGGGTGGGTGCACCGGTCGTCATGCTCCCAGTGTGCCTGGGCGGTCGCCGGGGTGGCGTAAGGAAAAGATCAGTGGCTCGGGGGCCGGCGGCCCAGGAGCCGCCCCGCGCGGCTTCCGACCCCCCATGCGGTCACCCGCCAGAGCGCCTCGACGACGATGTCCCGGCTCATCTTCGAATCCCCCAGCTCGCGCTCGACGAAGGTGATCGGCACCTCCACGACGTGGAAGCCGGCTTCCACGGCGCGGCGGGCCAGGTCGACCTGGAAGCAGTAGCCCTGGGAGGCGACCTCCGTGAGGCCGAGGCCCTGGAGCGTCTCGGCGCGGAAGGCGCGGAACCCTCCGGTGACGTCGCGGATGGGGACGCCGAGCAGCATCCGGGAGTAGGTGCTGCCGCCGCGGGAGAGCATCTCGCGGTGCTTGGGCCAGTTGACCACGCGGCCGCCGGGCACCCAGCGGGAACCGAGCACGAGGTCGGCGCCCTTCAGGGCGGTGAGCAGCCGGGGCAGTTCCTCGGGCTGGTGGGAGCCGTCGGCGTCCATCTCCACGAGCACGCCGTAGCCGCGCTCGATGCCCCAGTCGAAGCCAGCCAGGTAGGCGGCGCCGAGCCCTTCCTTGCCCTTGCGGTGCAGGACGTGCACCTGCTCGTCGGTGGCGGCCAGTTCGTCGGCGAACTTGCCGGTGCCGTCGGGGCTGTTGTCGTCGGCGACGAGGACGTCCGCCTCGGGCACGGCGGCGCGCACCCGCGCGACGACGGCGGTGATGTTCTCGGCCTCGTTGTAGGTCGGGATGATCACCAGCGCCCTGCCGAGCGGGCCGTACCGCCTCCCCTGGGGTCCACCATGGGGAACCGCACCACCGTCGTTCACTGCTGCCCCTTAAAGTCCGTACGCAGGTCCCCACCATAGCGAGCGCTCACGGCGCTCAGCAGGGAGGCGGCGGATCACGGGGCGCGGAGCGGGAACTGCGGATCGGGCCCGGCGCCCTTCGGGCCGACCTGGGGCCCGCTGGCTGCGGGTCGACCGAGAGCCGTTGTCTACTGAACGCCGGGCCCCACCCGGGTCGCACCTGCCGGCCGGCTGAAACCTTCCCTCTGTCTCCGAGGCGCTGGCGCTGGACCTGGCTCCCAGTGGTGGTGCGCCGGTGCGGCACACCACCCCATGGCCCAGTGGCGTTCGGCGACTGCGTGGACGGTGCCGGTCGGACGTCCTGTGGTGGACCCGACCGAACCTACCGGCCCGTGGGCGCTCGCTGTCAACAGTCGCGCCACCAGCGGGAATCAGCCGAACCAGCAGGTCAGACAGGAAGATCCGCAGGTCGAGGCGGACGGGAGAGGGCCCGGGCGGACGGGACGAAATGTCCGTACGTCACCCGTTCGGGCCCTCGAAGACGGTTCGGCCGCCCACC
It encodes the following:
- a CDS encoding MFS transporter, whose protein sequence is MTAETAGHEAGTDEGGARRREQRGWYFYDFACSVYSTSVVTVFLGPYLTSVAKAAADADGFVHPLGIPVRAGSVFPYAVSVSVVLAILVMPLAGAAADRTGRKKPLLAAAAYTGAAATTCMFLLDGDRYLLGAFLLIVANASLAVSMALYNAYLPQIAGPDERDSVSSRGWAFGYTSGALVLVLNLIVYSGHDSFGLSEGDAVRICLASAGLWWGAWSIVPLRRLRDRRVAPSGEGAVGSGWRQLIATLKDMRRHPLTLSFLLAYLVYNDGIQTVISQASVYGSEELGLDQTTLIVAVLLVQVLAVAGALGMGRLARTYGAKRTILGSLGVWTAILVAGYFLPAGAPVWFFCLAAGIGLVLGGSQALSRSLFSHLVPPGKEAEYFSAYEMSDRGLSWLGPLVFGLAYQVTGSYRDAIISLVIFFVLGFALLARVPVRRAVVAAGNPLPERI
- a CDS encoding RNA polymerase-binding protein RbpA; protein product: MSERALRGTRLVVTSYETDRGIDLAPRQAVEYACEKGHRFEMPFSVEAEIPPEWECKVCGSQALLVDGDGPEEKKGKPARTHWDMLMERRTREELEEVLAERLAVLRSGAMNIAVHPRDSRKSA
- the fxsA gene encoding FxsA family membrane protein — protein: MTTGAPTPTARGRSRARTLIPLSIAAWLVLEIWLLTLVAGAAGGFTVFALLVAGIVLGAVVIKRAGRRAFANLTETLQRQAPDRTPGADPFGTGPAGASAAPSSRGEGNGLLMLGGLLLMLPGLVSDLFGLLLLLPPVRTRLARSAERSLERRMNAVSAETLGGAFQQARMRRPDGKVVQGEVIVRDEPPADETPRPPLTP
- a CDS encoding polyprenol monophosphomannose synthase encodes the protein MNDGGAVPHGGPQGRRYGPLGRALVIIPTYNEAENITAVVARVRAAVPEADVLVADDNSPDGTGKFADELAATDEQVHVLHRKGKEGLGAAYLAGFDWGIERGYGVLVEMDADGSHQPEELPRLLTALKGADLVLGSRWVPGGRVVNWPKHREMLSRGGSTYSRMLLGVPIRDVTGGFRAFRAETLQGLGLTEVASQGYCFQVDLARRAVEAGFHVVEVPITFVERELGDSKMSRDIVVEALWRVTAWGVGSRAGRLLGRRPPSH